From the genome of Phytohabitans rumicis, one region includes:
- a CDS encoding DUF742 domain-containing protein, protein MTEDWTGPRIRPYLGVSGLGPSADSTPNGLRPFVLTSGRVDAVDPDIGLETQVTARLDGPVRAGVPVMNLAPELRAIVMLCAEPISVAEISAKSRLHLGVTRILVGDLRAAGYLDVHARDAARPDPDTILRVIRGLRAIS, encoded by the coding sequence GTGACCGAGGATTGGACCGGGCCACGGATCCGGCCGTACCTGGGCGTCTCCGGCCTGGGTCCGTCCGCGGACAGCACGCCGAACGGCCTGCGGCCGTTCGTCCTGACGTCCGGCCGGGTCGACGCCGTGGACCCGGACATCGGCCTGGAGACGCAGGTGACCGCCCGGCTGGACGGGCCGGTGCGCGCCGGCGTACCCGTGATGAACCTCGCACCTGAGCTGCGCGCGATCGTCATGCTGTGCGCGGAGCCGATCTCGGTCGCGGAGATCTCCGCGAAGAGCCGGCTGCACCTCGGCGTGACCCGCATCCTGGTCGGCGACCTGCGCGCCGCCGGCTATCTCGACGTCCACGCGCGGGATGCCGCGCGTCCCGACCCCGACACCATCCTGCGAGTGATCCGTGGACTTCGTGCGATCTCCTGA
- a CDS encoding roadblock/LC7 domain-containing protein, translated as MSNSLQLSPEAQTFNWLLDSFTSSTAGVREAIAVSSDGLLMAMSNIADKANAERLAAVVSGMTSLAGGAANWYALGGLNRVVIDMTGGYLLVTAISAGSVLGVIADRSASLGTVAYEMTLFASRAGGALTPRLIAELKNAAQS; from the coding sequence ATGAGCAACTCACTCCAGTTGAGCCCCGAGGCGCAGACGTTCAACTGGTTGTTGGACTCGTTCACGTCGAGCACGGCGGGCGTACGCGAGGCGATCGCCGTCTCGTCGGACGGCCTGCTGATGGCCATGTCCAACATCGCCGACAAGGCCAACGCCGAGCGGCTGGCGGCCGTGGTGTCGGGGATGACCAGCCTCGCCGGCGGTGCCGCCAACTGGTACGCGCTCGGCGGCCTCAACCGGGTCGTGATCGACATGACCGGCGGCTACCTGCTGGTCACCGCGATCAGCGCGGGCTCGGTGCTGGGCGTGATCGCGGACCGGTCGGCCAGCCTCGGCACGGTCGCGTACGAGATGACGCTCTTCGCCAGCCGGGCCGGTGGCGCGCTCACGCCCCGCCTCATCGCCGAGCTGAAGAACGCCGCTCAGTCGTGA